Within the Dermacentor silvarum isolate Dsil-2018 chromosome 8, BIME_Dsil_1.4, whole genome shotgun sequence genome, the region GATTAGTATGTGCACCGCACTCAAGCATTCTGTAATAATAGTACGTAGGAGTTGTTCCTGCAGCGATGACCTATAGTTGCGTCACAGTTGTGCGTCGTTGAGGCCGCCAACATGTGTCACTTATGGGAGTTCGGCGTGTTCACAACACGACAGCCGTCAATTGTGCAATGTCAAGCTTCCTCGACGACAAGCGTTGCCAAGACAGCACGCAGGTTTTCCAAGTCTTTCTCGGGGCACAGGCGAAGGCAGAACTCATTCTTCATCAGGTTAAGCAATTCGTCGACGTCCCTTATATCCCGCTTCTCCACGGCGTCGTAACCAGATCCGCGCAGGCGGCGCCTGTAGCGACCGTTGAACAAGGTTAGCCACGCTTGGCCGTCAGTGCGACTCATCATGAGCACACGGCGCATTATGGAATCGGGATTAGTGCACGTGTACCAGTTGAGGGGCACGCAGTCACGCCAACGCTGATCACGGGGTTCGATGCGGTACATCTGTACCCAGTCATCGCGGCCTCGGACGCAAAGTTCCAGCGTACCCGGGTCGCAGTCTTCGTCAGCGCCCAGCATCCGCAGCCTGTACGGGTGGTCGGCGCTCCCTTCCGTTTCTTTCAGGGGCAGAGGAAAGTACGGGTTGGCCGCACCGAATCCGACGTCGACGAGGTGGTCGCCCTCAGGGAGCTCCACTACGAGTACCACGTGCTGCTGCAGCGGCATCGGTGCATCCCGAGGAAGACCCCAGCGAACGCGAGCCATGCGCAGACGAAGCCGGTAGCCCAGCGCTTGGAGAAGACGGGCGAACAGTGAGTTGAGCTCGAAGCAGTAGCCGCCGCGTCCGCTTTCGACAATCTTGGCGAACAGCGAGTTGACATCGAGTGCAATTGTTCGTCCCAGCAAGACGTCGACGTTCTCGAAGGTCACGCGTTGCAGGTGCGCTTCCATGAGAGTACGAAGCGTGTCGATGTTTGCGGTGAAGGGCTCTCGCTTGGGAACGCCGATACGAGCCAAGTACGCGGCCGTTTGCTGCGCGGTCAGTGGATCCATTTCCAAAGATCGGCGATTCAACTCCAGGCGCCCGGTTACTCATACGATGCGGCTCTTAGGTTAATGTTGACACGACGCAAGACGGCTTCCGAATGAGCGGAGGCGATGAGAGCCGCCGCGGCCCTGTCGTTTCGAAGGCGAGCGCAGAAAGGTCGGCTGTCGACCTCGAATGGAAGGCCTTGAGGAAAGGCGGAAGTAATCACTCGCCGGCTCTCGCCGTACTTGCAAGGCGTGCATCCCGAGAAGCCGTACTTTGGCCGCACGGACAGGCTGCGCCATCGCCCGTTAACAAAGGGAACGAGAGCGATGTTGCGTAAAataatggcaaacaaaataaaaagcgAGCCTGTTTGTTCGACGACGCTTACCCAAGCACGCGTTTTGTTAATCTCGCTTCTGTTAATCTGTTGGCACCACTGTGAAAGCAGCAGGGCGAAGGCGTTGAAGCatttgcagagagagagaaa harbors:
- the LOC119462543 gene encoding arylamine N-acetyltransferase-like; translated protein: MDPLTAQQTAAYLARIGVPKREPFTANIDTLRTLMEAHLQRVTFENVDVLLGRTIALDVNSLFAKIVESGRGGYCFELNSLFARLLQALGYRLRLRMARVRWGLPRDAPMPLQQHVVLVVELPEGDHLVDVGFGAANPYFPLPLKETEGSADHPYRLRMLGADEDCDPGTLELCVRGRDDWVQMYRIEPRDQRWRDCVPLNWYTCTNPDSIMRRVLMMSRTDGQAWLTLFNGRYRRRLRGSGYDAVEKRDIRDVDELLNLMKNEFCLRLCPEKDLENLRAVLATLVVEEA